From Candidatus Cloacimonadaceae bacterium, one genomic window encodes:
- a CDS encoding ATP-binding protein, with the protein MVLADVDYHDDRKLDRSEILRLSSCSYMVDNRNIIIMGASGNGKSWLACAFGIAACKQYYPVKYVRLPELWDELAIARGEGTFQKTIRQYKQVRLLILDEWLLTPLREQEARDLLEIVEARYQYASTIFCSQFRPGGWHEKIGQETLADAILDRIIHDSYQIFIDGKVSMRERRGLKKIE; encoded by the coding sequence TTGGTATTAGCAGATGTAGATTATCACGATGACAGAAAGCTTGATCGCTCTGAGATCCTCCGACTGTCATCTTGCTCCTATATGGTGGATAATCGTAATATCATCATCATGGGAGCATCCGGAAATGGAAAGTCCTGGTTGGCCTGTGCCTTTGGCATAGCCGCATGCAAACAATACTATCCTGTCAAGTATGTCCGCCTTCCAGAGCTCTGGGATGAACTTGCCATAGCCAGAGGAGAAGGGACGTTCCAGAAAACGATCAGACAGTATAAACAAGTTAGACTCCTGATACTCGATGAATGGTTACTAACTCCACTCAGAGAACAAGAAGCAAGGGATCTGCTGGAGATAGTTGAAGCGAGGTATCAATATGCATCTACTATCTTCTGCTCACAATTCAGACCCGGAGGATGGCATGAGAAGATCGGTCAAGAAACTCTTGCAGACGCCATCCTGGACCGGATCATTCACGATTCATACCAGATATTTATCGATGGAAAAGTGTCAATGAGAGAACGCAGAGGGCTTAAAAAGATAGAATAA
- a CDS encoding IS630 family transposase, producing the protein MRPIQIFFQDEARFGRINIPVACWAPQGQRPSVSKQIVRQYIYAYSAVNPVTGDVFSILAPNCDTEIMSLFMEQFSMEYKNYRNIVIMDKAGWHTTNYLKSFDNVRNIFLPPYSPELNPTEHLWAAIRDYKFRNTAYGSMDEVQNALIDSFEYLDNNKDMVSRLTYFKWMNLDI; encoded by the coding sequence ATACGACCGATTCAGATATTCTTTCAGGACGAAGCACGCTTTGGCAGGATCAACATTCCCGTTGCCTGCTGGGCTCCGCAAGGACAGCGTCCGTCTGTTTCGAAGCAGATAGTCAGACAATATATCTATGCTTATTCTGCAGTAAACCCGGTTACCGGTGACGTCTTCTCGATCCTTGCTCCCAACTGTGATACTGAGATCATGTCTCTTTTCATGGAACAATTCTCCATGGAATACAAGAATTATCGTAACATCGTTATCATGGATAAGGCAGGATGGCACACAACAAATTACCTCAAGAGCTTTGACAATGTTCGCAATATCTTTCTTCCTCCTTACAGTCCAGAATTGAATCCTACCGAACACCTATGGGCTGCCATCAGAGACTACAAATTCAGAAACACGGCCTACGGGTCAATGGATGAAGTACAGAATGCCCTGATTGATAGCTTTGAATACCTGGACAACAACAAAGATATGGTTTCAAGACTGACCTATTTTAAGTGGATGAATTTGGATATATGA